One stretch of Lentisphaerota bacterium DNA includes these proteins:
- a CDS encoding pyruvate carboxylase subunit B, with amino-acid sequence MKKIIPEAAAAKRRIRITDTTLRDAHQSLWATRMRTDDMLSIASEVDNAGYYSLECWGGATFDVCLRFLRENPWERLRQLKAACPKTPLQMLLRGQNILGYKNYPDDVLERFIALACENGMDIFRIFDALNDTRNLEQAIQSVKKYGGHAQGTICYTYSPVHTVEKFVAIAKEQEAMGVDTLCIKDMAGILTPGAATALISALVQSVTVPVQVHSHMTSGMAVAMYLSAVKAGAGAIDTAVSTLSGFSSQPPTESLVAILESEGYDTGVNHVRVAKANAHFKALKKMREPSVGLGESVDADVLEHHIPGGMISNLRSQLQQQNALDRLPEVLEELPRTRADMGYPPLVTPTSQIVGVQAVLNVLAGKRYEMVTQETRDYVKGLYGRSPAPINEKLAKQILNGEEPVTCRPADLLKPGLSDAVARLDPKLVEKEEDILSYCLFPEVALGYFTWRAKPADQRDPIPADLEGASQKKEVAGGQKPEAGGQQAAGSGETQRFAEIGKLVVGLASRLGLGAGSLPVALTDVPVPAPAPKAETPLVSGPTINAPLSGTFYRSPGPGKPELAKEGDSLQAGDPLCIVEAMKLLNPINADKPLKVVNFLVGHGAVVVKGQPLATVQY; translated from the coding sequence ATGAAGAAGATCATTCCTGAAGCGGCCGCCGCGAAGCGCCGCATACGCATCACCGACACCACGCTGCGTGACGCGCACCAGTCCTTATGGGCAACGCGCATGCGCACGGACGACATGCTTTCGATCGCCAGCGAGGTCGACAACGCGGGTTACTACTCGCTGGAGTGCTGGGGCGGGGCGACGTTCGACGTCTGCCTGCGGTTTCTGCGCGAGAACCCCTGGGAGCGGCTGCGCCAGCTCAAAGCGGCCTGCCCCAAGACGCCCTTGCAGATGCTGCTGCGCGGACAGAACATTCTGGGCTACAAAAACTACCCGGATGACGTGCTGGAGCGTTTCATCGCGCTTGCCTGCGAAAACGGCATGGACATTTTCAGGATCTTCGACGCGCTGAACGACACGCGCAATCTGGAGCAGGCGATCCAGTCGGTCAAGAAATACGGCGGCCACGCGCAGGGCACGATCTGTTACACCTACAGCCCGGTGCATACAGTCGAGAAGTTCGTTGCCATCGCCAAAGAGCAAGAGGCCATGGGTGTCGACACGCTGTGCATCAAGGACATGGCCGGTATTCTGACTCCGGGTGCCGCGACCGCCCTGATATCGGCGCTCGTCCAATCGGTCACGGTGCCGGTACAGGTTCACTCACACATGACCAGCGGCATGGCAGTCGCCATGTACCTCTCGGCAGTTAAGGCTGGCGCGGGCGCCATCGACACGGCAGTTTCGACCCTGTCGGGCTTTTCCTCACAGCCGCCCACCGAATCGCTGGTGGCGATTCTCGAGAGCGAGGGCTATGATACAGGCGTGAACCACGTGCGGGTGGCCAAAGCCAACGCCCATTTTAAGGCGCTCAAGAAGATGCGAGAGCCCTCGGTGGGTTTGGGCGAGTCGGTGGATGCGGACGTGCTGGAACATCACATCCCCGGCGGCATGATCTCCAACCTGCGGTCTCAGCTTCAGCAGCAAAACGCGCTGGACCGGCTGCCCGAAGTGCTGGAAGAGCTGCCGCGCACGCGTGCCGACATGGGCTATCCCCCGCTCGTCACGCCAACAAGCCAGATCGTTGGCGTTCAGGCCGTGCTGAACGTGTTGGCGGGGAAGCGCTACGAGATGGTGACGCAGGAGACGCGCGACTACGTGAAGGGTCTCTACGGCCGGTCGCCCGCACCGATCAACGAAAAGCTGGCCAAGCAGATTCTGAATGGCGAGGAGCCGGTGACCTGCCGTCCGGCGGATCTGCTGAAGCCGGGCCTGAGCGACGCGGTCGCCCGGCTCGACCCCAAGCTGGTCGAGAAAGAAGAGGACATCTTGTCGTATTGTCTTTTCCCCGAGGTGGCGCTGGGGTATTTCACGTGGCGGGCCAAGCCTGCGGATCAGCGGGACCCGATTCCGGCTGACCTCGAAGGAGCAAGCCAGAAGAAAGAGGTTGCCGGAGGGCAGAAGCCGGAGGCCGGCGGTCAGCAGGCTGCGGGTTCCGGAGAAACGCAGCGGTTTGCGGAGATCGGAAAGCTGGTCGTCGGGCTCGCGAGCCGTCTGGGATTGGGGGCCGGCAGCTTACCAGTCGCTTTGACTGACGTGCCTGTGCCCGCACCTGCCCCCAAGGCAGAAACGCCTCTCGTATCAGGGCCGACGATTAACGCCCCGCTCAGCGGCACGTTCTACCGTTCACCCGGACCAGGCAAACCGGAACTGGCGAAAGAAGGCGACAGCCTCCAGGCGGGCGATCCGCTCTGCATCGTCGAGGCCATGAAGCTCTTAAACCCCATCAATGCAGACAAGCCGTTAAAGGTGGTGAACTTTCTCGTCGGACACGGCGCGGTTGTGGTCAAGGGGCAGCCGCTGGCGACCGTTCAGTACTAG
- a CDS encoding diguanylate cyclase produces the protein MPSLRSCTSWAWAGVITRCARWIDHRRLQDMHYTVQKTDRAPALDADFDGAAWASAQAVVVGCFREESTAHRPDVRVRVLHNGTHLFVRFHVKDRYVRSVQTAYMGPVCTDSCTEFFVRPKPGQGYFNFEVNAGGTLHLSYIEDPTFGPDGFKKWRPVDPVWARQVAIWHSLPAVVEPEITDPVDWGNGWSFPVSLLESYVGPIGDLSGQTWRANFYKCADRTSHPHWASWSPVPRLSFHLPECFGELSLA, from the coding sequence ATGCCGTCATTGCGTTCCTGCACGAGTTGGGCTTGGGCGGGCGTGATTACACGGTGCGCACGATGGATTGATCACAGGAGATTGCAAGACATGCATTACACGGTTCAGAAGACGGATCGGGCTCCGGCGCTGGACGCCGATTTTGATGGCGCGGCCTGGGCGTCTGCCCAAGCGGTTGTCGTGGGCTGTTTCCGCGAGGAATCGACCGCGCACCGCCCGGACGTGCGCGTCCGCGTTCTGCACAACGGCACGCACCTGTTCGTGCGATTCCACGTGAAGGACCGCTATGTCCGCTCGGTGCAGACGGCGTACATGGGGCCGGTCTGCACCGATAGTTGCACGGAGTTCTTTGTCCGCCCCAAGCCGGGCCAGGGCTATTTCAACTTCGAGGTCAATGCCGGCGGCACGCTCCACCTCTCCTACATTGAGGATCCCACGTTCGGACCCGACGGATTCAAGAAGTGGCGGCCGGTTGACCCCGTATGGGCCCGGCAGGTGGCGATCTGGCATTCACTACCGGCAGTCGTAGAACCGGAAATCACCGACCCCGTCGACTGGGGCAACGGCTGGTCGTTCCCCGTCTCTCTTTTGGAGTCCTACGTCGGCCCGATCGGAGACCTTTCCGGACAGACCTGGCGCGCCAACTTCTACAAGTGCGCTGATCGCACCTCACACCCCCACTGGGCCTCCTGGTCGCCGGTCCCGCGCCTCAGCTTCCACCTTCCGGAATGCTTCGGGGAACTTTCACTGGCGTGA
- a CDS encoding DUF362 domain-containing protein gives MSELLFADYVPKNLEPVNSIGAKWLRLLAAMPLESVAGGKRVCVKMHLGGGTGFTTIHPFFTRKLIDRIKAAGARAVFIADSPGSVATAAERGYTAETVGCPLVSISGPDDRHVRLTPIQPPFGAFREVEIGAAITDAEALIDFSHIKGHGACGFGGASKNLSMGCVSQRSRGAIHALEGGLDWDRAKCSHCNVCAENCENGAISFTEDGGFDVFYHNCKFCQHCVLICPEHAIRMLGGRYRDFQRGMALTTQAVLAGFKPENRYFINLLMNITIFCDCWGMTTPNLVPDIGILAGSDIVAIEQASLDMIREEKLIPGSLPAGWSLGASGHLFEKIHGKDPYAVIAFLHELGLGGRDYTVRTMD, from the coding sequence ATGAGCGAACTGCTGTTTGCCGACTATGTTCCGAAAAATTTGGAGCCCGTTAATTCCATCGGGGCGAAATGGCTGCGTCTGCTGGCGGCCATGCCGTTGGAGTCTGTCGCGGGCGGCAAGCGGGTGTGCGTCAAGATGCACCTGGGCGGCGGCACCGGGTTCACCACCATTCATCCATTCTTCACCCGCAAGCTGATCGACCGCATCAAGGCGGCCGGCGCGCGCGCGGTCTTTATCGCCGATTCGCCGGGGTCGGTCGCCACAGCCGCCGAGCGCGGCTACACGGCCGAGACCGTGGGCTGCCCGCTCGTCTCCATCAGCGGTCCCGATGACCGCCACGTCCGCCTGACGCCGATCCAGCCACCGTTCGGCGCATTCCGGGAGGTCGAGATCGGGGCCGCGATCACGGACGCGGAGGCACTGATCGATTTTTCGCACATCAAGGGCCACGGCGCTTGTGGCTTCGGCGGCGCGTCCAAAAACCTGTCCATGGGATGCGTCTCCCAGCGGAGCCGCGGCGCCATCCACGCTCTGGAGGGCGGCCTGGACTGGGACCGGGCAAAATGTTCGCACTGCAACGTGTGCGCCGAGAATTGCGAAAATGGGGCTATTTCTTTCACGGAAGACGGCGGGTTCGATGTCTTCTACCACAACTGCAAATTCTGCCAACATTGCGTGCTGATCTGCCCCGAACACGCCATCCGCATGCTGGGAGGCCGCTATCGCGATTTTCAGCGCGGCATGGCGCTGACCACTCAGGCCGTGCTCGCCGGCTTTAAGCCCGAGAACCGCTACTTCATTAACCTGCTGATGAACATCACGATCTTCTGCGATTGCTGGGGCATGACCACGCCCAACCTCGTCCCCGACATCGGCATCCTCGCGGGATCGGACATCGTGGCGATCGAGCAGGCGTCGCTGGACATGATCCGGGAAGAGAAGCTGATTCCAGGTTCGCTCCCCGCAGGCTGGTCGCTGGGCGCGAGCGGCCATCTGTTCGAGAAGATACACGGCAAAGACCCCTATGCCGTCATTGCGTTCCTGCACGAGTTGGGCTTGGGCGGGCGTGATTACACGGTGCGCACGATGGATTGA
- the rsmD gene encoding 16S rRNA (guanine(966)-N(2))-methyltransferase RsmD: MRITGGIHCGRKLKAPPSLAVRPTQDRVREALFSMLAGAFPRLVFLDLFAGSGAVGFDALSRGADEVVWVEADRRNCSVLAENLSTLGATGGRIVCADAWRWVRGPGRNLRADVVFADPPYADAQAIGFGALMGDLMAGDVVRAGGWFVAEQPVRMDVPDVPDWELLRDRSYGRTRLVIYRRSDGAHEETHR; the protein is encoded by the coding sequence ATGCGGATCACCGGCGGCATTCATTGCGGACGCAAGCTGAAAGCGCCACCCTCTCTGGCGGTTCGCCCGACGCAGGATCGGGTGCGCGAAGCCCTGTTCTCGATGCTCGCGGGCGCGTTCCCGAGACTGGTCTTTCTCGACTTGTTCGCCGGCTCCGGGGCGGTGGGGTTTGACGCGCTGAGCCGCGGCGCGGATGAGGTCGTCTGGGTCGAGGCCGACCGGCGCAACTGCAGCGTGCTGGCGGAAAATCTTTCCACGCTCGGCGCGACCGGCGGCCGGATCGTCTGCGCGGACGCCTGGCGCTGGGTTCGGGGGCCGGGCCGCAATCTGCGCGCCGACGTCGTCTTCGCCGACCCGCCCTACGCCGACGCGCAGGCCATCGGCTTCGGGGCGCTGATGGGCGATTTGATGGCCGGCGACGTCGTGCGCGCGGGCGGCTGGTTTGTCGCCGAGCAGCCCGTGCGAATGGATGTGCCGGACGTGCCCGACTGGGAGCTGCTGCGCGACCGCTCCTACGGCCGTACCCGGCTGGTCATTTACCGCCGATCCGATGGCGCACACGAGGAGACACACCGATGA
- the ftsW gene encoding putative lipid II flippase FtsW produces MSCKPARLSRFRSSRRRREVLESRRCRGWMTMRRVLTALCMAVLGLVLFGLISVGSASSVRGASIHGDPLYFTYRQIVWCLVGSVGAIVAARIDYHVWRRRGVYLTLGTILLLALVLVLIPGIGSEVNGSRRWIRLAFFSLQPSEFAKLGVVILFSVWMDSITWHAKRFFKGFLYPCLALVVVLTLMMLEPDFGATAVTAALAGAILFAAGTRWIYLIGSGILGAAGIGVMVWQDPVRLGRIEAWLAGADSGSAASHQMKQSILAFVNGGFSGVGINNSMQKQFYLPEAHTDFIFAITGEEFGLVGTLGVVLLFVVLLVCGIWIAFKAPDRLGRLIAFGLTLSIVLQAALNMGVVIGALPTKGLALPLLSYGGTNMLATLTAIGILINIGRHAEEVEADSHAHRVRNAAKRI; encoded by the coding sequence ATGAGCTGCAAGCCGGCAAGGTTATCAAGATTCCGGTCGAGCAGACGACGCCGTGAGGTCCTTGAGTCTCGGCGATGCCGCGGGTGGATGACCATGCGCAGGGTTTTGACAGCATTGTGTATGGCGGTCCTGGGTCTGGTCCTCTTCGGGCTGATCAGCGTCGGCAGCGCCAGTTCTGTCCGCGGCGCATCGATCCATGGTGACCCGCTTTATTTCACCTACCGTCAGATTGTCTGGTGCCTCGTGGGATCGGTCGGTGCCATCGTTGCGGCCCGGATTGACTACCACGTCTGGCGCCGGCGGGGGGTTTACCTCACGCTGGGGACGATCCTGCTGCTGGCGCTGGTCTTGGTGCTGATCCCCGGAATCGGATCCGAAGTCAACGGGAGCCGGCGCTGGATTCGTCTCGCCTTCTTCTCGCTCCAACCGAGCGAGTTTGCCAAGCTCGGCGTGGTGATCCTGTTTTCGGTCTGGATGGACTCCATCACCTGGCACGCGAAACGGTTTTTTAAAGGATTTCTCTACCCATGTCTCGCGCTTGTCGTCGTGCTGACCCTGATGATGTTGGAGCCGGACTTTGGCGCCACGGCTGTCACCGCCGCCCTTGCAGGTGCCATCCTGTTTGCGGCAGGCACACGCTGGATCTATTTGATTGGCAGCGGCATCCTCGGGGCTGCGGGCATTGGCGTGATGGTCTGGCAGGACCCGGTGCGGCTGGGTCGGATTGAGGCCTGGCTGGCGGGGGCCGACAGCGGCTCCGCTGCCTCACACCAGATGAAGCAGTCGATTCTCGCGTTTGTCAATGGCGGCTTTTCCGGCGTTGGCATCAACAACAGCATGCAGAAACAATTCTACCTCCCGGAGGCTCACACCGATTTCATCTTCGCGATCACCGGGGAGGAGTTCGGGCTGGTGGGTACGCTGGGCGTCGTCCTGCTGTTCGTCGTCCTGCTGGTGTGCGGCATCTGGATCGCCTTCAAGGCCCCCGATCGGCTCGGCCGGCTCATCGCCTTCGGGCTGACGCTGTCGATCGTGCTGCAGGCGGCGCTCAACATGGGCGTCGTCATCGGCGCCCTGCCGACCAAGGGCCTGGCTCTTCCGCTGCTGAGCTATGGCGGCACCAACATGCTGGCCACCCTGACGGCCATCGGCATCCTGATCAACATCGGCCGCCATGCCGAGGAGGTCGAGGCCGACTCCCATGCTCACAGGGTTCGTAATGCCGCAAAAAGGATATGA
- a CDS encoding LysM peptidoglycan-binding domain-containing protein — protein MNVTRQNGTMWIGAIPALASACLMQGCGLMGSSKQPEVQAVPQNTTPVIVDVSPDIAPLRLQTAGPITTPYTVGKGDTLSLIAAQYDLRWQDIAAVNPDINANKLRPGQVIQLPGQVNLASKKAVSSAPVKKAPAVVTAGKTISYKVQPGDSLSTIAHRHGVKIADIKQLNMLTSDVIRAGQTLKIANPTKTPGPSSATQPAAVKAPAIKAPAALVTPPVKAETPVVPAITGTNANPLPPKPASTLESPSDATPAVVNPTVAPAAPESFRLYTVKENEDVYAIAIAWGVSPNEIKTLNNLTGNELQAGKVIKIPVEQTTP, from the coding sequence ATGAATGTGACGCGACAGAATGGGACGATGTGGATAGGGGCTATCCCGGCGCTGGCCAGCGCCTGTCTGATGCAGGGTTGCGGTTTGATGGGGTCTTCCAAGCAGCCCGAGGTCCAGGCGGTCCCCCAGAACACCACGCCCGTGATTGTTGACGTGAGCCCCGACATCGCTCCGTTGCGGTTGCAGACTGCCGGACCGATCACCACGCCTTACACCGTGGGCAAGGGCGACACCCTTTCGCTCATCGCCGCGCAGTACGACCTGCGCTGGCAGGACATCGCGGCAGTCAACCCGGATATCAACGCCAATAAGCTCCGCCCCGGCCAGGTGATTCAGCTTCCCGGCCAGGTGAATCTTGCCAGCAAAAAGGCGGTTTCCAGCGCTCCGGTCAAGAAGGCTCCCGCTGTGGTCACGGCTGGAAAGACGATCTCGTACAAGGTGCAGCCGGGCGATTCACTCTCGACCATCGCCCATCGGCACGGCGTGAAGATCGCCGACATCAAGCAACTCAACATGCTCACGTCCGACGTCATCCGCGCAGGACAGACGCTGAAGATCGCCAATCCGACCAAAACCCCCGGACCCAGTTCGGCGACCCAGCCTGCGGCCGTGAAGGCCCCCGCCATCAAGGCGCCCGCCGCTCTCGTGACGCCGCCCGTGAAGGCCGAGACGCCCGTCGTGCCTGCCATCACAGGAACGAACGCCAACCCCCTCCCGCCGAAACCGGCCAGCACGCTTGAGTCGCCGAGCGATGCGACCCCGGCCGTGGTGAATCCGACCGTTGCGCCCGCCGCGCCCGAAAGCTTCCGCCTCTACACGGTGAAGGAGAACGAGGATGTGTACGCGATCGCCATCGCCTGGGGGGTGAGCCCCAACGAGATCAAGACCCTGAACAACCTGACCGGAAATGAGCTGCAAGCCGGCAAGGTTATCAAGATTCCGGTCGAGCAGACGACGCCGTGA
- the murD gene encoding UDP-N-acetylmuramoyl-L-alanine--D-glutamate ligase, which yields MTPCSTHMIAPGTRVAVLGAGVSGVAAARMVCAHGGSAQVLDEGSAPVAAREALSACGATYRGGGGLFPGDPFDLCVVSPAFAANHPWLAACAARGIPVIAEIELGARQWPGRILAVTGSKGKSSLVKLCAETLCAAGVRAAPCGNYGIPLCALALDTPDLAWAVVEVSSFQLEWTRTFAPDVAVLLNVQPDHLDRHGTFDAYRRIKERLFRLQTPQGVALLPAGYETRHGPVATAARTMTFGADPSADWRYEGHAVTSTVWPYARVVGLGGTWFDNPVLGLAAAAGCAALAACGLGAPETAAGLRAFAPLPHRMQTVLEHAGVRYVDDSKGTSLAALAAALTMAGRPVRLIAGGRLKESDLSGVKELLTRHTRRVYLIGESAHQMAEAWHGVASCEICETMDRAVARAADEAVPGETVLLSPGTASFDQFKNYHERGERFAQAARQVTACAARLFDR from the coding sequence ATGACTCCCTGTTCGACACACATGATCGCGCCCGGCACGCGCGTCGCCGTGCTGGGCGCGGGCGTGAGTGGCGTGGCCGCCGCCCGTATGGTCTGCGCGCACGGGGGGTCGGCGCAGGTGCTGGACGAGGGCTCAGCGCCCGTCGCGGCGCGCGAGGCGCTGAGCGCCTGCGGCGCGACCTACCGCGGCGGCGGCGGGTTGTTTCCCGGCGACCCCTTCGATCTGTGCGTGGTGAGCCCGGCCTTTGCGGCCAATCACCCGTGGCTGGCCGCCTGCGCAGCGCGCGGCATCCCGGTGATCGCCGAGATCGAGCTCGGCGCGCGTCAGTGGCCGGGCCGCATCCTCGCGGTGACGGGCAGCAAGGGAAAAAGTTCGCTGGTCAAACTGTGCGCCGAAACGCTGTGCGCGGCGGGGGTTCGCGCGGCACCGTGCGGCAATTACGGAATCCCCCTGTGCGCGCTCGCGCTGGACACGCCCGACCTTGCGTGGGCGGTGGTCGAGGTCAGCTCGTTTCAGCTCGAATGGACCAGGACCTTCGCGCCCGACGTGGCGGTGCTGCTCAACGTCCAACCGGACCACCTCGACCGGCACGGCACGTTCGACGCCTACCGGAGGATCAAAGAGCGGCTGTTCCGCCTGCAGACGCCGCAGGGTGTCGCCCTTCTCCCGGCAGGGTACGAGACGCGCCATGGTCCAGTCGCCACCGCCGCGCGCACGATGACATTCGGCGCGGACCCCTCGGCCGACTGGCGCTATGAGGGTCATGCCGTGACCTCAACCGTCTGGCCTTACGCACGAGTGGTCGGCCTGGGGGGGACGTGGTTCGACAACCCGGTGCTGGGGCTGGCCGCAGCCGCCGGATGCGCGGCGCTGGCGGCGTGCGGGCTGGGCGCGCCCGAGACTGCGGCCGGTCTGCGGGCCTTCGCGCCGCTCCCGCACCGGATGCAGACCGTTCTGGAGCATGCGGGCGTCCGCTACGTCGACGACTCCAAAGGGACCAGCCTGGCCGCGCTGGCTGCGGCCCTCACGATGGCCGGACGACCCGTCCGGTTGATCGCCGGCGGGCGCCTCAAAGAGTCCGATTTATCAGGCGTAAAAGAATTGCTGACAAGACACACCCGAAGGGTATATCTTATTGGCGAATCCGCGCATCAGATGGCTGAGGCGTGGCACGGCGTGGCATCGTGCGAGATCTGTGAGACCATGGATCGAGCCGTTGCGCGCGCGGCAGACGAGGCGGTGCCAGGCGAGACCGTGTTGCTCTCGCCCGGTACGGCGAGCTTTGATCAATTTAAAAATTATCACGAACGCGGCGAACGGTTTGCGCAGGCGGCCCGTCAGGTGACAGCGTGCGCGGCGCGGCTCTTCGACCGATAG
- a CDS encoding ParA family protein has translation MSEAQTTPGRRARVIAVANQKGGVGKTTTVVNLAASLALDGQTVLLIDLDPQANATSGLGVPLQPGVSLYPVLTGAADVADIIQPTPYERVNIIPSELDLAGAEIEIARMGDHLQAVRKVIVRVLESCVFDHILLDCPPSLGILMTSSLAAADGVLVPMQCEYYAMEGLSVITNLVNRLQSSGVNPALRLQGILMTMFDGRTNLAGDVVQEVRTHFGDAVYQTVIPRNVRISEAPSFGQPVVSFDPASRGAQAYRTFAREFAAREHARPACV, from the coding sequence ATGAGCGAAGCGCAGACGACGCCCGGCAGGCGGGCGCGGGTGATCGCGGTGGCCAACCAGAAGGGCGGCGTGGGCAAGACCACGACCGTGGTCAATCTGGCGGCGTCTCTGGCGCTGGACGGTCAGACGGTTCTGCTGATCGACCTCGACCCGCAAGCCAACGCCACGAGCGGTCTGGGCGTGCCGTTGCAGCCGGGCGTGAGCCTCTATCCGGTGCTGACCGGCGCGGCCGATGTGGCCGACATCATCCAGCCAACCCCGTATGAGAGGGTGAACATCATCCCCTCCGAGCTCGATTTGGCCGGCGCCGAGATCGAAATCGCCCGCATGGGCGACCACCTGCAGGCCGTGCGCAAGGTGATCGTCCGCGTGCTGGAGTCCTGCGTGTTTGACCACATCCTTCTGGACTGCCCCCCCTCGCTGGGCATTCTGATGACCTCGTCGCTGGCCGCCGCCGACGGGGTGCTCGTGCCCATGCAGTGCGAATATTACGCGATGGAGGGGCTGAGTGTGATCACCAACCTCGTCAATCGCCTGCAGAGCAGCGGCGTCAACCCCGCCCTGCGCCTGCAGGGCATCCTCATGACCATGTTCGACGGCCGCACCAACCTGGCCGGCGATGTGGTGCAGGAGGTGCGCACCCATTTCGGCGACGCGGTCTATCAGACGGTCATTCCCCGCAACGTGCGGATCAGCGAAGCGCCCAGTTTCGGCCAGCCCGTCGTCTCCTTCGACCCCGCAAGCCGCGGCGCGCAGGCCTACCGGACCTTCGCCCGGGAATTCGCCGCCCGCGAACACGCCCGCCCCGCGTGCGTCTAA
- a CDS encoding DUF4160 domain-containing protein: protein MPTILMILGWRFYFYANEGNEPIHVHCKKGDAEAKYWLDPDSFEAIEAHAYNMSPADKRAARRIIFDHFDYIVNQWNDFQETRNG from the coding sequence ATGCCAACGATATTGATGATTCTCGGATGGCGGTTCTACTTCTACGCGAATGAGGGGAATGAACCGATTCATGTGCATTGCAAGAAAGGCGACGCAGAGGCGAAGTATTGGCTCGATCCCGACAGCTTCGAGGCGATCGAGGCGCATGCTTACAACATGAGCCCTGCCGACAAGCGGGCCGCGCGCCGGATCATCTTCGATCACTTTGACTACATTGTTAACCAGTGGAACGACTTTCAGGAGACACGGAATGGATAA
- a CDS encoding DUF2442 domain-containing protein: protein MDKAHDVRNVSVSGSLLHLDVDGRPYEIDLTEQSRRLARATQCQRERLEVSPSGYGLHWPDIDEDLSIDGLIGVEHSNPVLATHA from the coding sequence ATGGATAAGGCGCATGACGTACGAAACGTGTCGGTTTCGGGAAGCCTGCTGCATCTCGATGTCGATGGTAGGCCCTACGAGATTGATCTGACTGAACAGTCGCGCCGTCTGGCGCGTGCGACTCAATGTCAGAGAGAACGACTTGAGGTCTCTCCGTCCGGCTACGGACTTCACTGGCCGGATATCGACGAGGATTTGTCTATTGATGGATTGATCGGGGTTGAGCACTCGAACCCTGTGCTTGCGACCCATGCCTGA